A genomic region of Capra hircus breed San Clemente chromosome 19, ASM170441v1, whole genome shotgun sequence contains the following coding sequences:
- the LOC102174423 gene encoding protein MIS12 homolog, which produces MSVDPMTYEAQFFGFTPQTCMLRIYIAFQDYLFEVMQDVEQVILKKLDGIPDCEISPVQIRKYTEKFICFMKGCFDNLFGKMEQLFLQLILRIPPNVLLPEDKSQETHSYNEEEFHFLQKEIEQLQKKYKTELCTKQALLAELEEQKIIQAELKQTLSLFDELENVGRDHGASDFREGLVFLIQNSGKLRNIRKNVEKESKRLKIS; this is translated from the coding sequence aTGTCTGTTGATCCAATGACCTATGAGGCCCAGTTCTTTGGCTTTACACCACAGACTTGCATGCTTAGGATCTACATTGCGTTTCAAGACTACCTGTTTGAGGTGATGCAGGATGTTGAACAGGTTATTCTAAAGAAGCTGGATGGCATCCCAGACTGTGAGATTAGCCCAGTCCAGATTCGCAAGTACACAGAAAAGTTTATTTGCTTCATGAAAGGATGTTTTGATAACCTTTTTGGCAAAATGGAGCAGCTCTTCTTACAGTTGATTTTGCGGATTCCCCCAAACGTCTTGCTTCCAGAAGATAAATCTCAGGAGACACATTCTTACAATGAGGAAGAATTCCACTTTCTCCAAAAAGAAATTGAACAATTACAGAAGAAGTATAAGACTGAATTGTGCACTAAGCAGGCCCTTCTTGCAGAATTAGAAGAGCAAAAAATCATTCAGGCCGAACTCAAACAGACATTGTCTCTGTTTGATGAACTTGAAAATGTTGGCAGAGACCATGGGGCTAGTGATTTTAGGGAGGGCTTGGTGTTCCTGATCCAGAACTCTGGAAAACTCCGGAATATCAGAAAGAATGTGGAAAAGGAAAGCAAACGATTGaaaatatcttga